Below is a window of Pogona vitticeps strain Pit_001003342236 chromosome 9, PviZW2.1, whole genome shotgun sequence DNA.
TTCTGGCCGCAGGAAGGGCGTTATGACACCGTTGAACTGCAGAAGCCGACTTTGCCCGCCCGGTCCTGGAGGACGCAAGCCAGCCTGGCCACGTgataaagggggagggggctaGTGTTTATTTAAGGGAACGCTAGCCCTCAAAGCGTCCTCTTCCgctttctggcacccacccgcctgccctctttctagtgtgatatTTGGGTCACCTTTTTTGGTGCCGGATAGggatttttgacctctatcctgattaaCTATGGGAcggagggatttttcgcctatcccacactggaaaaggcttgttggcatttgattggtggttattctcggtcacactggcaggcagtgcaggaaaaaattggttgtctcggtgtgtccctttgataattatgctaagccaacagcacatcagacctcccggctctgcggatcgtgcgattacagggccggtggcgggaagatgcgctgggccaacTTCGGACCGTCAGTCATCAAAtctagatggctcgaggtctggggtgtttaatagaggccaGCCAGGTTCCTCCTgtcatcaagacagctggaacctggggcctgggactcgcccattgactgataagggtatCATGGATGCCATGCAAttctttctccgcactaccgcaggcccctcaATTTATGGGGAAAATGATTTctataatcagaattgatttaataaagtgtggcccgtatttaatccagatcactgtcttgcgtcttcattttggGACCTGGGAGGGCATAGAATCTGCTTTGCATTTTACACCAAACTGTGAAAGAGCTATGTAAGAGGTTGAACCTTTAAAAGACGGAGACATGGCAGTTAAAACTGAATCAGACTGTCATAGTGTTAAGTGTAGGAATGCTCCGTTCTAAGcctgggagagaagagaagagcagGCAGGGCCATCTGATCTTCTTCAGTCCCTTGGGAAGGTCACAAACACATCCTGCATTTTCTCCTGATAAACATGGTCAAAGTATTCATTCTGTGCCACCGTCAGGTGGTTCTTCCAGTCACCAGAGATCCCTGGAACACTCTAAGAGGGAGCAGCAAATACAAATCAGTTAACCAGCCCAATGACATTCATGCACCTCAACAGACAAGCCCTATCATTAGCTAAAATTTTACAAATGACTAAGGTGACTGGCACTCTAGGGCAATGGCTGCATGGGTGTTCCCGTTTCTTCTCCTTTAATCAAACAAATCCATCCTTctgaagctgtcctccagcagaTATGACGTTTGCTTCCTTCCTGGCCCACGCCagctgtccaaaacatcacaaACAGCAGCAGTAGGAAAAGTTACTGATCAAGCCAACAACTGAATAAATATACAAGCCATGCACCCCATCAGGGGTCACGCAAGTTGCTCTTCTCACAGGATGTACTTTGGCACCACTGATGCTGTGTTTCATCACTGGTTTGAGCAGGGGGCAACCTCAGGACAGTGACATAACTCTCTGGGTTTTAGAATTTAGCATATAAAGGCACACATGCAGATACGGGCATCCTTTATTGACTGTCGCCGTCTGCTAATTACACCATGATATTGTCCCCGTGATTTCTGCACATCATAAGAGGAAAGAATTCCTTGGTACATCTTCTTATCTTTAATACAAAGACCCTAAAGTGTAGGCAATGTAGAATGTGAAGACTAGATGATCCCATTCTCCACATACTCTTGATTGGTAACCTTGGAGATGGACATGCGTTCCACAAAAGATTCATGCATAAAATATCCTCCATATCAGTAACAGCAGAGGGTGTAATCTGTCATTCTTCAATCCCACGGGAAAGTCACACCTACACCCTGCATTTTCTCCTGATAAACGTGGTCAAAGTGTTCGCTCTGTGCCATGGTGAGGTGGTTCTTCCAGTCTCCACAGATCCCTGAAACACCACAAGAGGGAGAAGTAACTATAAACAAGTGGGGGTGAGTGGGTCAATGTACCAAAAATAATATACCTCTAATGGTCAACACTTTagattctttttaaggaggaaatataaaaatattttaaagaaataaacactaGTGTAAGTTTGGCTGTCTCAGATGAAAAGACACATGCCAGCTCTTCTCAGCTCTGCTTTTACCTTTCCTCATGAATTTTCCTTTACTGTGATCCATATTTGGTAATAGGGAGAAGTTGGACATCTTGTTGTCCTTCATGATTTGGAAAGAGGCATATTTTGCCACTTCATCCAGCTGGTGACTGGCCAGTTCCTTACCAAGGAAGTGGCAGATCTTCTCCACACTGCCTCGCAGGTCCTGCAGGAGAGAAAATCATaagaatctctttttttttttcattttgcatgctgAAAAGTTAGACTGCTTCCTTGATCTTTAGAGTACTGTTAAAATATACAGTTACAACAGTTTGATACCAGTTTAAAGGCCTTACCTAGAACCCAAATGTGCAGTTGGGCgaggtttttaaaattacttcaaGAAAGAGCCTGAGAGATCCATAAGAGGAAATTCTAAGTATCAGGATTCTGTCCACAATTAATGTGGTATCAATCTGCTCTCAGATTGTGGTTCCGAGAAACCCACTATTCCTTTATCTGCCATTCAACTGAGCCAAATGGACAACAGAGCCCTTGTAAAACCTCTTCCTGGCAAAGTACAGTGTGCCATCGTGTCTCAGCCAACCCAACTCCTGGAAAACAGCTCAAGAGAGCTAAGAACTTGAATCAGGTTCTGAAAGTGAGGGTGGAGGGCAGACCCCGTCTAATATGGCACACAGAAAAGGTGGGCTGCACTAGATCACAGGTTCTCTGCCCATTCTAtgtctttcatttctttaaaaaatcttggcTTGTAAGAGAAAAAGGTATCTTGCAGCCACAGAGGAATTTTTGGTTGAAATGTTAAAGTTCTAAACTTTTGGAAGACCAAACGGTAGAAAACAGTTATGGTCAAACAATTGGAGAAACATGAATACAGGAAAAGGGCAAACCAGACCTGATACAGCTCTTCATAGGTGATGAAGAAGAGATTGGGTCTGTCCTTCAGCTCCAGCCAGCCTTTCACATGGTCGAACCAGGAACCATAAAccactggaaaaccaaaacataTGCAATGAACTATGAAGAGCTGGGCATGGAAAGGGGCATTTGGGCAGATGGGGACTGATATGGACCTAGAAGTCCATTTTCCCTAATAAAGAAGAAGGTGAACTCCAAAATATGGTCCTGGAATTTCACAGACGAGAGGTTTGCATTGATCCTGAGCTGTCCTTAGAACTGCTCTCCATTATCTAACTCCTGCCAAGACAGAGGTTGTGCATATTCAGATTCGGTGGGAAAGAGTGGGCCACTTgcagttcatggccactggtcccatcacctcctggcaaatagaaggggaagatatggaggcagtgacaaattttactttcttgggcttcatgatcactgcagatggtgacagcagccacgaaattaaaagacattattgctttcctcttgggaggaaagcaatgacaaacctcaacagcatcttaaaaagctgccAACGAAAgtccacattgtcaaagctatggtttttcctgtagtgatgtacggaagcgagagctgtaccataaagaaagctgaccgccgaagaattgatgcctttgaattgtggtgctggaggaggctcttgagagtcccttggacagcaaggagaacaaacctatgcattctgaaggaaatccaccctgagtgctcactggaaggagagatcctgaagctgaggctccaatactttggacatctcatgagaagagaagagaagactccctgggaaagaccctgatgttgggaaagtgtgaaggcaagaggagaaggggatgacagaggatgagatggctggacagtgtcatcgaagcaaccaacatgaatttgacccaactctgggaggcagtggaagacaggagggcctggtgtgctctggtacatggggtcacgaagaatcggacacaactaaacgactaaataacgaCGTAACTGTGATCCAAAAAGCAGTTGCATGTTCAGCTTCATGTCAGTACATGCTTTTATTTGTGAGATCAGGCATCAAATCAAATGTACGGTCAATTATGCAGTTAATTCTGCCCCAACTACAATAGAATTACAGGCACTGGATACTTAAAAGCATTTTTCTTGATGCTTATATTTAGAGCCCACATTCCATCCAAAGTGGCTCTCCAGGTGgcttaaacaatttttaaagaataaaaacaggtaaaatgaaatttagtttaaaagaataaattcatAGACTAGCTCCATCTGAAAAAGCATTAAAACCAGGAAAACATACAGATGCAGAACTTAGAAAAAGATGGAAAGCCATCAGCCTGCCTTTCAGCCAATGCTTTTTGAGCGGCCTATTGGTTCAACCCAATTTTGAATATGATGCAGTTTGGAAGAATAGTCTGGGATCCTGCTATGCTGGGAACTATTCTGAAGGTTCTAAGCCCATTCTCActgaactacacttcccagaatcctgGAAAGAACCACCATTCGTTGGAAATGACCTAATGGTGCATTATtgttgctcttgttgttgttatgggtgttgttgttgttccaatcAGCCTGTTAGTTCCCTCCTTCTTACCAGAGTTAGCAGATGAGGGCTCTGCTTGTGTGTCCCTCATTCTGAACCCTCAGAATAATCACACTTTGCTTGAGAGCCAGATCACATGAAACAACAAATGCATATTTCCTTTCCTAACGAGGTCATACCTCCCGGCACACAGATCAGTAGAACTACTTTGGCtaagactggaatgaaaaaaACAGCATGCTCATCTACCAGTGACCTgctatgaaatataaaaaggtgaATTTATGAATTGCAGGTTTGTTAAAAGCTCAGAGTAATGAAACGGACATTATTTTCCCCTTAAAGGAGTTCTATGTCAACTTATGCGTTCACTGTAAAGTCTGATTGGGCCCTGAGTGTGcctgagaagagaaggagagagaaaatggaagaatgaaggaGAAAGAGTGAACTGCTCAGCTTTGAAAAGAAGTGGAGAGGGAAATGGGTCTGGAAGGGACATTTCTAGTTTGGGAGAGAAGTCATATGTTCAGTGAATGAACAGGGTGGGTTTAGACAGAGTCTGATGGCATGATCACATGGCGTACgtctcacattttggactgcttgtgacaCGGTCCCAGTGCAATctctttcctggtgatcacatgaccTCAATCTGTGTCCAAGGTGGACCTTTTTGAACCAACAGTAGAGATACTACTTTGGGGAGCAGCCTGGAGGGATTCCATTGATGGATGGAATGGTTGCTTTCAAAGAGATCTCCTTGGcaaggtgaccctttccagtgggATTAGACATGCAACTTTTCCTGCCATATGACGGCACagagagggaaagcctgcctttcTCTATATGATTGCTTAATTGCCTAACTATGTGTGAGTGTATGCATGGATGGGTGCATACACAACACGTACACTTTTGCTGTGCATCTGTCTGTTACCCTGTACCTCTGGCCCccgtttctccctttcctctcctgaAAGCACAAGGGGGCAAACACATTGTGCTCCTGAAGGTCATGACAACAAATAAAAGAGATAAATTAAGTAACAGGAGATTATTTGCAACTTGAAAAAGAAACCCCGGCCGTTTCCTTCTTCATAGTTTTTCCCccattacagaagaaaaatgaaCTGCCTCTTTCCATACCCTTCCCACTCAAGAACTTCTCCACAAACTCTTCCATGGTCCCAGGTTCCTCAAGTACTTCATATATCTTTGCAAAGTAGTAGTATGAGACCAGCACATCCTTAGGGTTTCGCATGATATAGACAATCTGTAGGAGAGAAAAAGTTATGTTTAGGGAAGGAAGCAACTTCCACCCATATGCCACACTATTGTGGGCTATAATAACCATGATGCAACAGCAAGGAAACCGCCCAGTAGAACTAACACACAAAAGCTCTAACCCTTATTACACAAGTGATTGCACTGCTcttacttttaaagaaaacaaatccaaGTATTTCTTGATTAGGCAGATCTCTTATCATCTTTCCCAGATTAAAATACACAATGGTGTAGTAATAATAGTAGTGGTGGTAGCAGTAGTCAAAGTAGTCATAATGAATAATgatgcagatgatgatgatgatatggcaTTCGGTTGATTCCAAACCTAGGAGAACCCTTTCCAGGGATGTTTAAGTATAGAGTTCTCAGACATGGTTGAACTTGCTGCCCCCAGGAGTTCGCATGGCAGAGTGGAAATTCAAACTCAGAGTCCTAATCATTATAAACTATATTAGATATCTATGTATAGTTTTAGCTAATAAGCTAACTTCCTGTTTTCTTCAGCCCAGGGAGAACGGCCCTCCAACAACATAGCAGTGGACTACCCATGATGAGACCAGCCCTCCCTCTGGGAATTAGTTTCCTGAAATCCCAGTTTACTGAGATCTGGGGTAGATCTGCCCCTCCCATTCTTCCCCTGCATCGAGTTCTAATAACCATGTGCCTGTTCAAAACATGGTAGCTTGTGGTAGAAGCCTAGTTTACTAACATCTTTCCCTTTGCCAACATCTTTATCAGGCTGCTGGGCCATTCTTGCAAAACTGGAGAAAAGAGTAACAATACTTGGTTCTTCTAGGAGTAACAGTGGAGAATTATACCCTCAGTTAACTAAACTACTCAGCCAGCTACTCAATACTTTATCTACTTTAAAATGGACTTTGCCTGGCCTAGAATTCCCTAGGTCACTATCAACAAACCCACAGGACCCGAAGGTGAGTCTTGATTGATGACTTCATTCTTGCTTACCTTGCATTTGGAATGCAGAAAGGACTTAGGGAAAAGCTGGAATGGCTGGTGAGTCGTCAGGAACCTGGGTGGAGGATAGTTCAAGGCAGCTTTCAGACCATCGACAGTCTCAATCCATGGTGACCTCTCACCCGTCAGCACACTCTGAACCCACGAGGGGTCTCCATCATGTGAGATTAAGCCCAAGATCTCCAGCATCCAGTGAGTACCTGTTGAGATGGGGATGAGAAGTCACAAGGTTGCGTCTTGTttcataacccccccccccatgtgcctaATTCCCCTTTCCCTTGGACTATAAAGTCATAGCTCCCTGTCTCTTGCAAAATCAGTAAAGTGAAATCCAAGATATGGGAAATATCTTCCTAAACAGTTAAGAGCTACCCATCAGACACCACATGGGCAGGAGTCCAAAATCCACAAGCAGTTCAACATGATAGTGTCAGGACAACCAAGAGCCCTTCCTGTATTCAGCAGGActgaatctgctttttaaaaaaattccacaaaGAAGAATCTCACACAAAGAGGCTGAATATAAAGTGACATATACGTTACATGAAAAACACACATAGTAGCGTCGAAAACATTTAATTAGGTTTTCAAGAATCCGAGAGCTTTTTGCTGAAAGGCAGAGAGAGGATGGACTGCGAAGAGTGGCAGAGACACAACACAAAGTAACTCCTTGTGGGACCTTAGACCATGAACTTGGAGGGGGAAATGGCCTATACGTAGTAGGCTGGCACAACAGTACTGTAGTACCAACTTCATATTTATCGTACCTACAAGATCAGCTGAACAATGAGAAGACTGAAGTTAACTAGCTTTCTACATTCCATGTGTTTGCTGACAATCTATATTTCTCATTTCTCATGACTCGACTACAATGTTTCTTCATTTGTCACCTTTTCAGTCCAAGAAAATCTTAGCAGCCTCCATTAAATCCTATTTTAAATActtctctctatatattttttcagCCAGTGTGTAATCCATCTGTTTTATCTAAAGGGGACCTGTAAGAACATTAACTCTGGTGGTGAAAATAATCCAGGAATGAACATTATTTCACTGCAAAACCAACCTGACTTGGGATAGCTGACAGTAACCACGTCATCATCAAGGAGCTGGAATTCATTTTCCGCATACCTCACTGATTCCTCTGAATGGTAAAGCGTGGGGAAAAGGGTCCTCCTGTAGCTGAAATAAGTCCTTTTGGCCATAGAAAACCTGTAAATCcatcagaaaaaaagaaggagggagaCTTTACGATTTAGCATTttagggctttcttaaatgaaaaaaaagtctGAGACTTAAAGAACAGATAAGAGAATGGCAAAAACAGGAAATACTATGTCTCAAAAGAGTTTTAGTACTGGGATGATAGTGGCTTGGATTTAGTGCAGTTGTTTGAGCAGAAGGGTCAGAGTGGGAAATAGGCGCAGATGGCAAGTAGAGATAGGGTTAAGAATGTGGTATTTCTGTGCAGAAGAACGGTCTCCAGAGACCCACACTTGGAAGAAAGCACATATTCATAAGTACACATAGTAGGAGGAGAGCACAGGCCCTCCATCTCTaagaaggaggaaggcaggagtaGAGTAGTCAGGGGTAACCTGAAACATCATCTAGGGGTAGCATCCTACATGCCCTAATGGACACGTCATCACTGAATGAGCGTATCTTTCTAGTTACCCCAACAGAACATGACATTATAATGTCATTCCCATTATAATTCAGGTTTCAAGTATGAGTTCATTCTTGTGTTAGAAAACTAAAGTAATATATTTGCAAGTAACAGTTACCATAACagtaaagccgaaaggacgctgagctgtggacgtgcctggaagtgaaaggaaagtccgatgctggaaagaaaaatactgcataggaacctggaatgtaagatctatgaaccttgggaagctggaggtggtcaaacaggagatggcaagaatacacatcgagattctgggcatcagtgaactaaaatggatgggaatgggtgatttcaactcagatgattatcatgtctactactgtgggcaagaaccctgtagaaggaatggagtagccctcatagtcaacaaaagagtgggaaaagccgtaatgggatataatctcaaaaatgatagaatgatgtcaatacgtatccaaggcagacctttcaacatcacaataatccaagtttatgcaccaacctccattgctgaggagactgaaattgaacaattttatgaagatttacaacaccttctagaactgacaccaaagaaagatgttcttctcattctggaggactggaatgctaaggtagggagtcaagagataaaaggaacaacagggaagtttggccttggagttcaaaacgaagcagggcaaaggctaatagagttttgtcaagagaacaagctggtcatcacaaacacccttttccaacaacacaagaggcgactctacacatggaaatcaccagatgggcaacatcgaaatcagattgactatattctctgcagccaaagatggagaagctctatacagtcagcaaaaacaagacctggagctgattgtggctctgatcatcagcttctcatagcaaaattcaagcttaaactgaagagagtaggaaaaaccactgggccactcaggtataatctaaaccaaatcccttacgaatacacagtagaagtgaagaacagatttaaggaactagatttggtggacagagtgcctgaagaactttggatagaggctcgtaacattgtacaggaggcagcaacaaaaaccatcccaaagaaaaggaaatgcaagaaagcaaagtggctgtccaacgaggccttacaaatagcagaaaagagaagggaaacaaaatgcaggggagatagggaaagttacagaaaattgaatgcaga
It encodes the following:
- the LOC110090910 gene encoding sulfotransferase 2B1-like, with protein sequence MAKRTYFSYRRTLFPTLYHSEESVRYAENEFQLLDDDVVTVSYPKSGTHWMLEILGLISHDGDPSWVQSVLTGERSPWIETVDGLKAALNYPPPRFLTTHQPFQLFPKSFLHSKCKIVYIMRNPKDVLVSYYYFAKIYEVLEEPGTMEEFVEKFLSGKVVYGSWFDHVKGWLELKDRPNLFFITYEELYQDLRGSVEKICHFLGKELASHQLDEVAKYASFQIMKDNKMSNFSLLPNMDHSKGKFMRKGICGDWKNHLTMAQSEHFDHVYQEKMQGVGVTFPWD